In the Sediminispirochaeta bajacaliforniensis DSM 16054 genome, one interval contains:
- the cdd gene encoding cytidine deaminase, with amino-acid sequence MKTTELLEAALAARENAYAPYSGFKVGAALVSSASKTVYSGCNVENASYGATICAERGAVMKAMSEEGHLSVKALLVVSDAAQAAVPCAVCLQVLSEFCSAETPVYVANLSGIVQTYTFGELLPVPFNSIPE; translated from the coding sequence ATGAAGACGACTGAGCTTTTGGAAGCGGCGCTTGCCGCAAGGGAGAACGCCTATGCACCCTATTCTGGTTTTAAGGTCGGTGCGGCCCTGGTAAGTAGTGCTTCCAAAACGGTGTACAGTGGATGCAACGTGGAAAATGCGAGCTACGGCGCCACCATATGTGCCGAACGAGGTGCAGTGATGAAAGCAATGTCGGAGGAGGGGCATCTTTCCGTCAAAGCTCTGCTTGTGGTCAGTGATGCCGCACAGGCCGCTGTCCCCTGTGCCGTTTGCCTTCAGGTGCTTTCCGAATTTTGTTCGGCAGAGACTCCCGTGTATGTTGCAAACCTTTCCGGGATTGTACAGACCTACACCTTCGGCGAATTACTTCCTGTTCCATTTAACAGCATACCGGAATAG
- a CDS encoding PfkB family carbohydrate kinase: MGLIKRGSKLLFIGNPMIDMVAKAFPAGMSPPDSTSRHLPMEEVKVIEEALDLQGTLLFRGPAGGAYSAAAAAAVYHSKVTMIGSAGSDEEYFRQGAAMGKFRFFDPVASEMELGDQALSAGRFISFTEDKTGPFANPSAALSFRQCHIPPISKQDIPFFEGFLLSRFPATFTVASPLCAVDLSAPFIADRLHDHIDSLEKNSRLILFGNIEESEHFFDVDFGFGRQPGSALRKAIDTFCRRGHCYLLKMGAQGAWMFQWEGEKLEERYIPPLSVKGIHPVNTGDAFAGAFLGSIAAEHSLPEALKAAAYAGAAVASVIGNIAGGRSDQTDKASYSEGETTTV; the protein is encoded by the coding sequence ATGGGCTTAATAAAGCGGGGATCGAAACTCCTTTTCATCGGAAATCCCATGATCGATATGGTGGCAAAGGCTTTTCCCGCGGGGATGTCCCCTCCGGATAGCACCTCCCGTCATCTTCCCATGGAGGAAGTAAAAGTGATCGAAGAGGCGTTGGATCTGCAAGGAACCTTGCTTTTTCGTGGTCCCGCCGGTGGCGCTTACAGTGCGGCTGCGGCTGCGGCGGTCTATCATTCGAAGGTGACGATGATCGGATCAGCAGGAAGCGACGAAGAATATTTCAGGCAGGGAGCCGCTATGGGGAAATTCCGCTTTTTTGATCCTGTCGCCTCAGAGATGGAATTGGGAGATCAAGCACTTTCCGCCGGTAGATTCATATCCTTCACGGAAGACAAGACAGGTCCCTTTGCGAATCCGTCAGCGGCACTTTCCTTTCGGCAATGCCATATTCCCCCGATCTCTAAGCAGGATATTCCCTTCTTCGAAGGGTTTCTGCTCTCACGGTTTCCCGCAACTTTCACCGTGGCATCCCCCCTTTGCGCCGTCGATCTTTCCGCCCCCTTCATTGCCGACAGACTCCACGATCATATAGATTCCCTCGAAAAGAACAGCCGTTTGATACTCTTCGGCAACATCGAGGAGAGTGAACATTTTTTTGATGTCGATTTTGGCTTCGGCAGGCAGCCGGGTTCGGCCCTACGAAAAGCGATCGATACATTTTGCAGGCGCGGTCACTGTTATCTCCTGAAAATGGGTGCTCAGGGGGCATGGATGTTTCAATGGGAAGGGGAAAAGCTCGAAGAACGCTACATTCCTCCCCTATCCGTAAAAGGAATTCACCCGGTGAACACAGGTGATGCATTTGCGGGAGCCTTCCTCGGAAGCATTGCGGCAGAACACTCTCTTCCAGAGGCGTTAAAGGCAGCGGCATATGCAGGAGCGGCGGTCGCCTCCGTTATCGGAAATATTGCCGGAGGTAGAAGTGATCAAACGGACAAAGCCTCATATTCGGAAGGCGAAACGACAACGGTATAA
- the rpiB gene encoding ribose 5-phosphate isomerase B codes for MKRIVIAVDHGAFELKKRIIAHIEKKGYEVDDLGVFSTDSVDYPDMAKKACDAFLQGGYDYGIVACGTGIGISISANKVDGIRCALPQNTFAARMAREHNNANFLAFGGRIDYPESVEAMIDAFDDAQVSQEERHRRRVEKLNAMGKK; via the coding sequence ATGAAAAGGATTGTGATTGCCGTAGATCACGGCGCTTTTGAATTAAAGAAACGAATCATTGCCCATATAGAAAAAAAGGGATATGAGGTTGACGACCTGGGGGTGTTCAGCACCGATTCCGTCGACTATCCGGATATGGCGAAAAAAGCGTGCGATGCCTTTTTGCAAGGCGGCTACGATTACGGCATCGTCGCCTGCGGCACAGGCATCGGCATTTCGATTTCCGCCAATAAGGTAGACGGCATCAGATGCGCCCTTCCTCAGAACACCTTTGCCGCACGAATGGCAAGGGAGCATAACAATGCCAATTTCCTCGCTTTCGGAGGGCGGATCGATTATCCTGAAAGTGTGGAGGCAATGATAGATGCCTTCGACGATGCACAGGTTTCGCAAGAGGAACGACATAGGAGAAGAGTAGAAAAGTTGAATGCCATGGGAAAAAAGTAG
- a CDS encoding sensor histidine kinase — MKLPTLPQGSVIILLTVIALALFFILSTMAQTVIVQNQIAASELICGWKEIKDRILTADSMPPPLSLKDLAIGSYSQLLRTTTERKEYRALRRIDSSLNLTMTSILLQWSIIRQQIVVIISEHATGDPELLVKYMTSPQVNFFEKNLTDFRSYILAYSERQRALFNLQYLFVAAVIILILLLLVGNAFSSREKQLLDRNIRTLTQSLIQVLEGERKKIAYDLHDEVIQELASLKMESEAIGEEAEEVAPLLGGRMRTLSNRLQAVIKQTRDISLNLRPHDLDHLGLVGGIRALCSDFSRQYGITVQFSATGMDAIRYDFTIAINLYRIVQESLNNTKKHSGASEVSVTLLGASPDIILRIRDNGSGFSPSSILYKPGRGPYQIGITGIRERVRLLSGTFKIVSKEGSGTEIRITVPALEEVAL, encoded by the coding sequence ATGAAACTCCCGACACTTCCTCAGGGTTCGGTAATCATCCTTCTTACGGTGATTGCGTTGGCCCTTTTTTTTATTCTCAGCACCATGGCCCAGACGGTCATCGTTCAGAATCAAATTGCTGCCAGCGAATTGATCTGCGGATGGAAAGAGATCAAAGATCGCATACTCACGGCCGACAGCATGCCCCCCCCCCTCTCCCTTAAGGATCTGGCGATCGGATCCTATTCTCAGCTTCTCCGCACAACAACGGAGCGTAAGGAATACCGGGCCTTGAGACGCATAGATTCTTCCCTCAACCTGACGATGACAAGTATTCTGCTTCAATGGTCTATTATTCGTCAGCAGATTGTTGTCATCATATCGGAACATGCTACGGGAGACCCCGAACTTCTGGTAAAATACATGACATCACCGCAAGTAAATTTTTTCGAAAAGAACCTTACCGATTTTCGTTCCTATATTCTCGCATACAGTGAGCGACAACGGGCTCTGTTTAATCTGCAATACCTTTTTGTGGCCGCGGTCATCATACTGATACTGCTGCTGCTCGTGGGAAATGCCTTTAGTTCAAGGGAAAAGCAGCTACTGGATCGAAACATCCGGACCCTCACCCAATCACTTATCCAGGTCCTGGAAGGTGAACGGAAAAAAATTGCCTATGATCTTCATGATGAAGTAATACAGGAACTTGCCTCCCTCAAGATGGAGAGTGAAGCCATCGGTGAAGAGGCGGAAGAGGTAGCACCCCTTCTTGGAGGCCGAATGAGGACACTCAGCAACAGACTGCAGGCGGTGATTAAACAAACGAGGGATATCAGCCTTAATCTGCGGCCTCACGACCTTGATCATCTCGGTCTTGTGGGCGGGATACGGGCACTGTGCAGCGATTTTTCCAGACAATACGGCATAACGGTTCAGTTCTCGGCAACAGGAATGGATGCGATTAGATACGATTTTACCATTGCCATCAACCTCTATCGCATTGTTCAGGAGAGCCTGAATAATACAAAAAAACATTCCGGTGCCAGCGAGGTTTCGGTAACGCTCCTCGGTGCCAGCCCCGATATCATCCTGAGAATTAGAGACAACGGAAGCGGTTTTTCCCCATCCTCGATACTCTACAAGCCTGGACGCGGCCCTTATCAAATCGGTATTACCGGTATCAGAGAACGGGTCAGGCTTCTTTCCGGAACATTCAAAATCGTCAGTAAAGAGGGAAGCGGCACAGAAATACGAATTACGGTGCCCGCTCTCGAAGAGGTTGCCTTGTGA